Within the Candidatus Ruthia endofausta genome, the region TTATTTAAATGTTTTTACTAATACATCATACGATGGTGATTGCCTGTCATTTTCTTTTCTTTTCTAACTTGAGCATACACGGTTTTTGTTAAGCCATTGTCAAAAACCAAGTCAATCATCACTGTATCGCCCTTACGTAGTACTGACTTAGGGCCAATCAACATAATATGCCAGCTACCTGGTTTTAAATGTAGCTTGCCTTTAGTTGGAATTGGCATAAATTCCTGTTTAGCCATTTTCATCATATCGCCTTGCGCTACAGTTCTGTGCAATTCAATACGCTTATAGCCGCTAGCATTGACAGAAAGCAATTTAATATCATAATTAGTGTTGTTATTAATTTGCATAAAAAGACCCAATGCTGGCGCGTTAGGCGGTGATAAACGCACCCATGGATCGTTTATCACAATTTCAGTTGTGGTATAATTCGTGTGATGATGCTCCATTGCAGTGGATACATTCAAAATTGTTAGCATAGTGAATGCTAACATAAGTTTCTTTGTTTTATTAAACATGATTTTCTTCCTTTTCTTAAGAATTAAAGCTGTCGCTGTTATTCTGTTCTCAAATTAGAAACAGAATAAAAAAATCTTCGCACTTTTGTCTATAAGACACAAAATGCAAAGATTTTTTATGACATTAACTTAAGATAAGGTGGGGCACGAATAGCCAGAAACTTTAACAGTGTTTTTGACTGAACATTGTTTTGAATAACTATAAAGCTATATACATATTCATTTACAGAATCAAAATAATATTTTACATTGGTATCTATAATATCCAATGCGCTAATATTTAATAAACAATACGGACAACTTAAGTCAACAGAACTTGGATTATGCTGTTCATCATCCGAATTAATCCAAACTTGTTTATAACCCTGCATCGTACAAATTGTGAAAAACTTACCACTTTGTTTAAAATCAGCAGTTAAGGCAAAAATTGTTGGAGAGAATAATTGAAATAGTGTAGCCAATATTAGTACATAGATAGTACACACTCTATTTTTATTAGTATTAATCATCACGTTTCATTCTACACTGCAATTTAGTAAAAAATTAAATATGTTTTTAATTATGCAAAACTTTCTATTTAATTAATGTCCATCTATACATCTACTAAAGATGATGGTTTTGGATGGTAAAATACACATTTAATGAATCTCACTCTCGAAATTAACAACACAGAACAATTAGCCAATATTTAGTGTATTTGTCAAAAGATAATGCCATTGGGATGCACGAGGTAGAAATAGCCATTAAAACTCATACACATAATGACTTGCCAGATAAGGTTGTTCATATTAAAACCAAGCGTAAATTGATTCATGTGCGTAGTAAAAATCAGAAAAACTATGTGAATGCCATTTAAGGATAAAGACTATACTTTTGGTATTGGTCCTGGCAGGGTACTGGCAAGACCTATCTTACAGTAGCACGCGTCGTTGAAGCGCTAGAAAGGTCTGATATACGTCGACTAGTTTTAGTATGTCCTGCAGTTGAAGCGGGGAAAAATTAGGGTTTATACGAGGCAGAACTTTGAATGAAGTGTTTATTATTTTAGATGAGACGTAAAACACCGCCATAGAACAAACGAAAATATTTTTAACTCGATTGGGGTTTGGTTCAAAAATGGTTATTACTGGTGATGTAACTCAAATTGATTTACATAAACCTAATTAGTCAGGTTTGTTACACGCAATAAAAGTTCTAAAAGATGAGCATAAAATTTCATTTTGTCATTTCGAATCAAAAGATAAGGTATTGTTTTGGCGTATGAAAAATTTGAATAAAAATACTAAAATTATAGTTGGCCTATCAGGTGGGGTTGATTCCTCAGTAACCATACTATTATTACTTAAACAAGGCTATCAGGTTGAAGCATTGTTTATGAAAAATTGGGAAGAAGATGATAAAAGCGAGTATTGTAGCGCCGAGCAAGACTTATCTGATACACAAAAAGTTGCTGATAAACTTGACGTAAAATTGCACACTGTTAACTTTTCAGCAGACTATTGGGATGATGTGTTTGCCCATTTTCTCAAAGAGCATAAAAAAGGTCGTACGCCCAATCCCGATGTTTTATGCAATCAAAAAATCAAATTTAGAACGTTTTTAGAACATGCGCTATCATTAGGTGCAGATAAAATTGCCACGGGGCATTATGCTCGCATTGCTGAAAAAAATGGCACTTATCAACTCAAAACGGGTTTGGATGATAGCAAAGATCAAAGTTATTTTTTGCATCTCTTAAACCAGTATCAACTCTCAAAAAGCCTTTTTCCCTTAGGTGAAATTAATAAAATTGATGTACGCAACATTGCCACAGAAAATAGCCTTGTCACTGCTGACAAGAAAGACTCAACAGGTATTTGTTTTATTGGTGAGCGTAATTTTTCTGAGTTCTTGGCAACCTATCTACCAAAACAACAAGGTGATATTGTGGATGAACGAGGACAATTTATCAAACACCATCAAGGTTTGGCTTTTTATACAATGGGTCAACGCAAAGGTTTAGAAATTGGTGGTGGTTTTGGCAGCTCAGGTGAGCCTTGGTTTGTGGCAAATAAGTGTATTGAGCGTAATGAACTGATGGTTGTACAAGGTGACCATGCGTTGCTATATCACCAAACCTTAAATGCCTCCAATCCCCATTGGATTAACACACTGCCAACATTACCACTGACGTGTAGCGCCAAAATACGCTACCGCCAACAATCACAATCTTGTATGATTAGCCAACATGATAACAAGCAATTAAAGGTTGTTTTTAAGCAATCTCAACGTGCAATCACCCCAGGGCAATCTATTGTTTTTTATGATCATGAGACTTGTCTTGGTGGTGCAATTATTGAGTGCAGACTATAAATGAATAAATTACGCGACCAAACCTTGGCTCTGGCCAGTATATTACAAACCACAACATTGGTTGACCAACTTGCTTCAACGGGTACTTGTGATGCAAATAGCAACCAAGCTAGCTTAAAAAGTATTATCACCAGTAGTACCAAACTTGAAGAGGTGTTTAATCCCAAGCAAGATTTATTAGTTGGTATTGCTGCGTTAAAAGTTGTATTGGACAATAAAACCAAACGTATACAACAAATCATCCTTTATGCATTGGCTTTAATTAATCTTGAAAAGAAATTAATGAAAAATCAAGCACTACTCAATCAAATCACTTTAGAAATTGACTTGATTAAAAATCAAGACTTCTTTGAGATTTCTCATACAAATTCAGTAGCACGCTTAGCTCAACTTTATAAGTCAACCTTGGGTGGTTTAAATCCCAGAATCATGGTCAATGGCGAACAAATCTACTTATCTAATAAACATACTGCAAACCACATTAGAGCGTTATTACTAGCAGGTATTCGGGCGGTATCTTTATGGAAGTCCCAAGGTGGTAAAACTTGGCATTTACTATTTAGTAAGAAAAAGATACTTAATTTGATTAACTCATTAGAAGGGTTGAATAAATAATCCTTATACCCTATAGACTTTTGGCGTTTAAGACTTTATAATTACGTCTTTAATTATTTTTATACTTCTTTCATAATGGCTAATTCAGCAGGTTCTAGGAAACGCGCAAGACAAGCAGTTAAACGTAACAAACACAATTCAAAAATTCGCGCTAAAGTTCGTACTTTTATTAAAAAAGTTACTTATGCTTTAGAAGTAGGCGACAAAGAACAAGCACAAGGTGGTTTTACCATCATGCAAAAGATGATTGACCAAGCAGTTAACAAAGGCCTAATGCATAAAAGCCAAGCGGCTAGAAAAAAATCACGCTTAAATGCACAAATTAAGGCATTATAAAATTAGCATTTAAATTATTAAAAACTTTTTTGAGGATTTTTTGTATTACACACTTTTACAACAATTCAAGGATTTTTTTAAAAGAGCGTGGTTTTTCACTAGATTGGTTATATATACTAACCTCTCATAATCATCTATTTTCTTAAATAGCGACATGATAAGCGAGTCTGACAAAATATTATTTAGAAGTGTTGTTGAAAATAGCACCCCTGTTAATAAAGAGAAAGCCACGTTTCAAGAGCCGACCAAGAAAAAAGCCTTTAAAGCTTATATCTACATTACTCACGGCAGTTTATCTGGCTCAGATATAATCAGTTATGCTCGAAATGGGGTTTCACTAAAAATTATCAAAAAAATGAGACAAGGCAACATTAGTCGCGCACCCACCTTAGATTTACACGGCCAAACCACTATTGAAGCTTGCCAGTCATTGTCTGAGTTTATGCATTACCATCAACATCAGCGATTTATCCATATTATCCATGGCAAAGGTTACAATTCTGATCAGGGTAATAGTATTTTAAAAAGCCAAGTGGCTAGTTTTTTGCGTCAACATCCTGAAGTGTTGGCCTTTAATTCCTGCCCGCCCAAAGATGGCGGCACAGGTGCAGTATTTGCCCTCTTAAAGCAAAACTAGATCATGTTCAATATTGATGAAATTTACACCATCTCTAGTTTTTTGTCCTTGTGCAATAAAACCATTGAGAATAAGATTCCTACTTGTTGGCTACAAGGGGAAATATCCAATTTAGTACGCTCAGCATCAGGTCATTGGTATTTTTCCCTCAAAGACAGTAAAACCCAAGTGCGTTGCGCTTTATTTCGGCTCAATCAGCGCCATATTAAGTTTGACCCTGAAAATGGCATGGAGGTTTTGGTTCAAGCCGCACCTACCTTATACGAGGTACGGAGTTATTTTCAACTCATCATCCAACATCTTGAGCCCGTAGGTGTTGGTAATTTAAATCTTGCCTTTGAGCAACTAAAAAATAAACTTGCTAGCGAGGGTTTGTTTGATAATGCTCACAAAAAACCATTGCCTAATACTATTAATACTATTGGTGTTATTTCTTCATCAACAGGTGCGGTTATTCGAGATATTATTAAAGTATTGAATCACCGCTACCCCTTTGCTGATATTTTATTATTTGATTCAATAGCTCAAGGTCAAGGCTCAGTGCAAAAACTCACAAATGCTTTAAATGCAGCTGACCAATCAGGCAAGTGTGACGTTATTATTATTGCCAGAGGTGGTGGCTCATTAGAAGACTTATGGGCGTTTAATGAAGAAGTATTGGCAAGAGCAATCTTTAAAGCTAGAACGCCAATTATTAGTGCAATTGGTCATGAAACGGATACCACAATTGCTGATTTTGTTGCTGATATTCGCGCACCCACACCAAGTGCTGCTGCCATATTGGTCGTACCTGATCGGCTAGAATTACTCACCAATACGGATAAGTTATACACACAACTACATCGATCTTATCAGCAAACTTTGCATGATTATCAATCTGGCCTTAATCAGCTTAAATTGAGAATACCAAGCCCAAATAGGCAAATTGCTTTTTTTAGTCAAAAACTTGACCATACAAACATCAATCTTAACAGTCATGCAAAATCAATACTGACTTTAAATAATGCCAAACTTATTTCACTATTTTCTGCCTTAAAGCAACACTCACCTATTGAAACCATCAAACATTCTAAGGTTTTAAACCAAGTTTCTTTTACTCAGCTTAAAGATAAAATTAAACAAATAATTAACACCAATAATAATGCTCTACATTTAGCAAATGAAAAACTTCAAAAGATAATTACTACTTTGACTGATAAACAAAAAACCACATTATCTATCCAAGCCAACTCGCTTCATCACTTATCACCACTTAATACGCTTTCACGAGGTTTTAGTATTACCACTAATGCAAAAAATCAAGTATTATCCTCAACAACTAACATTAAAACCAACCAAACCATTACCACTCAATTAGCCGATGGAAAACTATATTCTAAAATTGAAAAAATTGAAAAAAATTAACGTCATCATCTTGTTATTGTTATCCAATATTGCATTGGCTAATATCGACATTGAAGACACACCCATACCTGGTGGCATTGCTGTGGTTGATTTTCAAAGTAACCATTCAAATCCAAAGGCTTTTTATGGCATTGTTCCTGTCTATATTCAGCATATCAAAGACCAATACTGGCAAGCGTTGATAGGCATACCACTACTTGCAAAAGTAGGGGAAAAATATATCACTATTAAAGATTTTTCCACCCAAAAAATCACTTTTACAGTGCATGAACATCACTATAAAGAACAGCACATCGCTCTCACTGGCAAGAAAAAAAAATACGTCAATCCAAGCCTTAAACACATGAATCGAATTAAGCGTGAACGCACTATTTTATCAAAAACTAGAAAGCTATTTTCTGAGAAATCTTTATTTAACGGTCAATTTATTCGACCTGTTAAAGGTGTTATTACTAGTCCCTTTGGGCTTAAACGCTTTTATAATGAGCAAGCACGCCGAGCACACACAGGAGTAGATTTTGCAGGCAATATAGGCACGCTAATACACGCACCAGCAGATGGCAAAGTGATACTCATAGGACATTTTTTCTTTAATGGCAATACCATATTCATTGACCACGGACAAGGGTTAATCAGTGTTTATATTCACATGAATAAACACTTAGTTAAACAAGGTCAGCTGGTTAAGAAAGGGGATAAGATTGGTACTATTGGTCAAACTGGACGTGCCACAGGCGCTCATCTACACTGGGGTATTTATCTTAATCAAACCACGATTAATCCAAATTTATTATTCGGTGTGTCTGATGAAATCTGATGTGTCTTTATTGCGTAGGCTCGGTGCTATATCGTATGATATTTTCTTAACATTTTCTTTGGTGTTCTTTGTTACTGGTGTTGTTATTATTGTTTTTTTCAAGGAAGAAGTGCCAAATGGTGATACTTTCTTTTATGTAATAACAATACCAATGACTTATCTATATTTTGCCTGGTCGTGGGTTAAAGGTAGGCAAACACTAGGTATGAAGGCTTGGAAGTTTCAAATTAAACAAATAAATAGTAATAATATTACCCACAAGCAAGCATTTATTCGACTCATTAGCGTAATATTCTCTTTTGCCTTTTTTGGCTTGGGGTTTTTATATCAACTACTTGATAAAGATAATAGAGCAATACACGACAAAATTTCCAACACCATTTTAATAAAAAATTGACTTGTATCAATATTACCAATAAAAGACCTGTGCTATAATATCACTACTTATTATTTAAAGTATTGGAAATAAGAAAATGAGTTCAACAGTTGATAACAGCGACGTAAGAGGTAATATTCTTATGCTAAGCACTTTGGTTGTAACTTTGGTATTGCCACTGGCATTAATCATCTTATCCTACATTGGGATCATCTCTGGCACGGCTGAATATGTTTCAGCATTTGCAGTTATTGCGTCTATGATTTATATTGTTGGTGGCACTATTTGGATGTTTACCCAAGATTCAAAAGATGGCGAACAACTCTCTGATGGCTAACACCATCACTTATTAACTTGAGCGTCAAAGCATTTATACAGTCTGCCAAAGGGCAGAAAAAAAAGCCAAATAATTTATTTGGCTTTTTTTATAACTATCAAATAACAATTATTCTTTTAGTGTTGTTAATCACCCTTATTCGTCAAAGCTTTTTGGTTAATAATTTTCCTTTCATACTGTATGATAAACAGAAAATCATTAACCAAAATATTTCAGTCAATCAAACACTTGATGAAAAAAATAAACAACTGTCAATTGAGCTTAAAGCTGAATCAGAAGCCAATATGGAAATTTTGGAATCTATTGCTAGATACAAATTTGGATTGCTTAAAGAGGGTGAAAGATACTATCAAATTAGCCAATCAAAATAAGCCTTAGTTAAGGAATGCCTAACCATTATTATTTAATCATTCCTGCTAGTGGTGTAGGTACACGTATGCACTCTGAAAAGGACGGTCTTGATTGGCAAGCCAAAATTCCCAAACAATATCTAAAATTAGATAACAGATTAACCATACTTGACCAAACATTAAAAACCTTACTTAGTATTGATCAAATCAAGGGTTACGTCATTGCTATTGCAAAAGAAGATCGTCTATTTGCCAAATCAACATTTAACAACCACCCCAAATTATTAACCACAGTCATCGGTGGCAAAGAGCGCATGAATTCTGTTATCAATGCGCTTAAAGAACTCATAAATTTCGCCAAAAACGATGATTGGATATTGGTTCACGACAGTGCCCGCCCCTGTGTGAAGACATCAGAAATAATCAATTTAATGAATCAACTCAAATACCACGCAACTGGTGGATTACTTGCAACTAAGGTTGTTGACACCATTAAACAAGCTAATAATAATATTGTCAACACCACCATTGACAGATCAAATCTTTGGCAAGCCCAAACGCCACAAATGTATCGCTTTGGTATATTATTAAAAGCCTTTAATACTGCCATCAAGGATGGTATTAACACCACCGATGAGGCTAGTGCCATTGAGCACTTGGGGCTTGAGTCAATTTTGGTTAAGTCTAGCAGAAGCAATATCAAAATTACCAATCCAGAAGATTTGGCACTGGCAAATTTTTACTTAACTCGGTATCAAAAAACTTTTAATCCTAGGCACTGAACACTAAAGCCGAAATCCTTACTACGCGAATTAGGAAGCACTTGAGCATTGCCACTAAATAGAAGACGGTAACTGAGCATTAACCTCAACCTCAATAGAGCTTCACAAGTACGCACCCGAGTCTCGATATAAAGAACCACCAGCGTCGCGGCGGCCCCGCTAAGTGTACCTCGAATCATTGCCAGTAGTAACCGCATGTTTCATATTTTCAGCAGTCTAGGTTTGGCTGTCAATGGTGACAATACTGCAAGTAATACCACCTGCGACCAGAACCAAACTGATTAAAAAACTCATTGGCTTTGTCATTCATCAAGTTTTCGGCTTTATTAATGGCTTAAATCACTAGCATTGTCTGAGTTTGTAGAGCCTAGGGCGTTGCGTAGTGTGCTACCCTCTTCTTTGAGTAAGGTGGTTGTTTTGGGGTTTTTTTTGTTAACAACGGTTTAACTGTACTTAGTGTTTAAATCTAGGTAAGTGGGTTTATCGAAAGTATCAGTGGTTTGTGCACCAATGAAAAATGAAAGACTAAAAAGAGTGCTCATTGAGTGCTCTTTTTATAAATTAAATATTATTTTTCTAAAGCAATATCCAGCACTTCATCAATCCATTTCACTTGAATAACCTTAAGGTTGCCTTTGATTTTTTCAGGTACTTCGGACAATTCACGCTCGTTATCATCAGGGATAATCACCGTTTTAATACCACCACGCAGTGCGGCTAACATTTTCTCCTTTAGTCCACCAATTGGGGTGACTTCACCTCGAAGAGTAATCTCGCCTGTCATAGCAACATCGGCTTTAACTTTTCTACCTGTGAGTACTGATACCAGTGCCGTAGTCATCGCTGCACCTGCACTAGGTCCATCTTTTGGTGTTGCGCCATCAGGCACATGAATATGGATATCCAGTTTCTCGTCAAAATTCTCATCAATACCAAATTTCTTGGCTCTGCTTTTAACCACAGATTTTGCTGCTTGGATTGATTCTTGCATGACATTACCTAACTGACCTGTGTAGTTAAGCTTGCCCTTGCCTTTATAAGCAGTGGCTTCAATGGTGAATAAATCCCCACCTACCGAAGTCCAAGCAAGTCCTGTTACTTCGCCCACTTGATTATTTTGTTCAGCCAGTCCAAAACGAAATTTCCTCACGCCTAAATATTTCGCTAAACTCTTGACATCAATATTGGCTTTGGTTTTACGTTTTTTTAACACCACTTCTTTAACCACCTTTCGACAAATGGTGCTAATCCTCCTACTCAAACTGCGCACACCTGCTTCACGCGTGTAATAACGAATAATATCTAAAATAGCACCATCTTGAAACTTAATTTCACTGTCCTTAATGCCATTGCCATCCATTGCCTTTTTAATTAAATGGCGCTTAGCAATTTCAACTTTTTCATCTTCGGTATAGCCAGACAATTCAATAATTTCCATTCTGTCTAAAAGTGGCTGTGGCAAATCAAGTGAGTTAGCAGTTGCTACAAACATGACTTGTGATAAGTCATAATCGACTTCTAAATAATGGTCATTAAAAGTGTGATTTTGCTCTGGATCTAACACTTCTAACATCGCCGAAGAAGGATCGCTACGATAGTCACTTGCCATTTTTTCAATTTCATCTAACAAGAAAAGTGGATTTTTAACCTTCGCTTTTTGCATTTTTTGTATGATTGAGCCTGGCATGGCACCAATATAAGTACGCCTATGGCCACGAATTTCTGCCTCATCTCGAACACCGCCAAGTGCCATGCGAACGTATTTACGATTAACTGCTCCAGCAATAGATTCACCTAAAGAGGTTTTACCCACACCTGGAGGACCCACCAAGCACAAAATATTAGCCTTGTTATGAGTCATACGTGTTTGTACTGCTAAATGCTCTAAGATGCGCTCTTTAACTTTGTTCAAGCCATAATGGTCATCATCAAGAATTTTTTGCGCCTTATTAAGGTCTTTGTTAATAACGGTTTTCTTTTTCCATGGTGTATCACACAAGTTTTCAATATAAGTGCGAATAATAGAGGCATCAGATGAGTGTGATGACATCCGCGAAAGTTTTTTTAACTCGCTTTGTGCTTTTTCCTTAGCCTCTTTTGACATCTTAGCCTTGTTAATACTGGCTTGCAATTCCTCAATTTCATTTTCATCTTCAGCCTGACCCAGTTCTTTTTGAATGGACTTCATTTGTTCATTCAAATAATAATCACGTTGATTGGATTCCATTTGCTTACGAACGCGTGATTGAATTTTCTTCTCAGTACCTAATACATCAATCTCGCCTTGAATGACCGATAAGATTTTATTAAGCCTATCTTGGGCATTATCATCACCTAACAAGGCTTGTTTTTCAGACACCTTAAGGTTTAGATTGGCAATAATCACATCACTAAAACGCTCAACATCGCTCACTTTTTGTAACACCTTGAGTACCTCTTCTGGCACTCTTTTATTTAACTTAATATAATTCTCGAAACCATCTAACGCCAAGCGCATCATTGCTTTTATTTCAGTATCATTATTTGACTTTAAGCTAAATTCACTTAAACTCACCTCAGAAAAACCATCAACTTGTACAATTTGTTCAATCTTAGCACGCCTGACTCCTTCAACTAAAATCTTGATGGTGCCATCGGGTAATTTTAATATTTGTAGAATAATCGCTAACGTGCCTACTTGATGCAAATCATCATTCAAAGGCTCTTCTACTTTATCATCTTTTTGAGTCACTAAAAAAATGTATTTATTGGTACCCATTGCTTGAGTAATCGCATTAACAGAGGTTTTTC harbors:
- the rpsT gene encoding 30S ribosomal protein S20, which codes for MANSAGSRKRARQAVKRNKHNSKIRAKVRTFIKKVTYALEVGDKEQAQGGFTIMQKMIDQAVNKGLMHKSQAARKKSRLNAQIKAL
- the mnmA gene encoding tRNA 2-thiouridine(34) synthase MnmA, which encodes MKNLNKNTKIIVGLSGGVDSSVTILLLLKQGYQVEALFMKNWEEDDKSEYCSAEQDLSDTQKVADKLDVKLHTVNFSADYWDDVFAHFLKEHKKGRTPNPDVLCNQKIKFRTFLEHALSLGADKIATGHYARIAEKNGTYQLKTGLDDSKDQSYFLHLLNQYQLSKSLFPLGEINKIDVRNIATENSLVTADKKDSTGICFIGERNFSEFLATYLPKQQGDIVDERGQFIKHHQGLAFYTMGQRKGLEIGGGFGSSGEPWFVANKCIERNELMVVQGDHALLYHQTLNASNPHWINTLPTLPLTCSAKIRYRQQSQSCMISQHDNKQLKVVFKQSQRAITPGQSIVFYDHETCLGGAIIECRL
- a CDS encoding peptidoglycan DD-metalloendopeptidase family protein produces the protein MKKINVIILLLLSNIALANIDIEDTPIPGGIAVVDFQSNHSNPKAFYGIVPVYIQHIKDQYWQALIGIPLLAKVGEKYITIKDFSTQKITFTVHEHHYKEQHIALTGKKKKYVNPSLKHMNRIKRERTILSKTRKLFSEKSLFNGQFIRPVKGVITSPFGLKRFYNEQARRAHTGVDFAGNIGTLIHAPADGKVILIGHFFFNGNTIFIDHGQGLISVYIHMNKHLVKQGQLVKKGDKIGTIGQTGRATGAHLHWGIYLNQTTINPNLLFGVSDEI
- a CDS encoding Smr/MutS family protein; translated protein: MISESDKILFRSVVENSTPVNKEKATFQEPTKKKAFKAYIYITHGSLSGSDIISYARNGVSLKIIKKMRQGNISRAPTLDLHGQTTIEACQSLSEFMHYHQHQRFIHIIHGKGYNSDQGNSILKSQVASFLRQHPEVLAFNSCPPKDGGTGAVFALLKQN
- the xseA gene encoding exodeoxyribonuclease VII large subunit, which codes for MFNIDEIYTISSFLSLCNKTIENKIPTCWLQGEISNLVRSASGHWYFSLKDSKTQVRCALFRLNQRHIKFDPENGMEVLVQAAPTLYEVRSYFQLIIQHLEPVGVGNLNLAFEQLKNKLASEGLFDNAHKKPLPNTINTIGVISSSTGAVIRDIIKVLNHRYPFADILLFDSIAQGQGSVQKLTNALNAADQSGKCDVIIIARGGGSLEDLWAFNEEVLARAIFKARTPIISAIGHETDTTIADFVADIRAPTPSAAAILVVPDRLELLTNTDKLYTQLHRSYQQTLHDYQSGLNQLKLRIPSPNRQIAFFSQKLDHTNINLNSHAKSILTLNNAKLISLFSALKQHSPIETIKHSKVLNQVSFTQLKDKIKQIINTNNNALHLANEKLQKIITTLTDKQKTTLSIQANSLHHLSPLNTLSRGFSITTNAKNQVLSSTTNIKTNQTITTQLADGKLYSKIEKIEKN
- a CDS encoding copper chaperone PCu(A)C; amino-acid sequence: MFNKTKKLMLAFTMLTILNVSTAMEHHHTNYTTTEIVINDPWVRLSPPNAPALGLFMQINNNTNYDIKLLSVNASGYKRIELHRTVAQGDMMKMAKQEFMPIPTKGKLHLKPGSWHIMLIGPKSVLRKGDTVMIDLVFDNGLTKTVYAQVRKEKKMTGNHHRMMY
- a CDS encoding septum formation initiator family protein, whose protein sequence is MSVKAFIQSAKGQKKKPNNLFGFFYNYQITIILLVLLITLIRQSFLVNNFPFILYDKQKIINQNISVNQTLDEKNKQLSIELKAESEANMEILESIARYKFGLLKEGERYYQISQSK
- the hflD gene encoding high frequency lysogenization protein HflD: MNKLRDQTLALASILQTTTLVDQLASTGTCDANSNQASLKSIITSSTKLEEVFNPKQDLLVGIAALKVVLDNKTKRIQQIILYALALINLEKKLMKNQALLNQITLEIDLIKNQDFFEISHTNSVARLAQLYKSTLGGLNPRIMVNGEQIYLSNKHTANHIRALLLAGIRAVSLWKSQGGKTWHLLFSKKKILNLINSLEGLNK
- the lon gene encoding endopeptidase La, producing the protein MGTELTNEQIDLSKGNIPLLPLRDVVVFPHTVMPLFVGRKTSVNAITQAMGTNKYIFLVTQKDDKVEEPLNDDLHQVGTLAIILQILKLPDGTIKILVEGVRRAKIEQIVQVDGFSEVSLSEFSLKSNNDTEIKAMMRLALDGFENYIKLNKRVPEEVLKVLQKVSDVERFSDVIIANLNLKVSEKQALLGDDNAQDRLNKILSVIQGEIDVLGTEKKIQSRVRKQMESNQRDYYLNEQMKSIQKELGQAEDENEIEELQASINKAKMSKEAKEKAQSELKKLSRMSSHSSDASIIRTYIENLCDTPWKKKTVINKDLNKAQKILDDDHYGLNKVKERILEHLAVQTRMTHNKANILCLVGPPGVGKTSLGESIAGAVNRKYVRMALGGVRDEAEIRGHRRTYIGAMPGSIIQKMQKAKVKNPLFLLDEIEKMASDYRSDPSSAMLEVLDPEQNHTFNDHYLEVDYDLSQVMFVATANSLDLPQPLLDRMEIIELSGYTEDEKVEIAKRHLIKKAMDGNGIKDSEIKFQDGAILDIIRYYTREAGVRSLSRRISTICRKVVKEVVLKKRKTKANIDVKSLAKYLGVRKFRFGLAEQNNQVGEVTGLAWTSVGGDLFTIEATAYKGKGKLNYTGQLGNVMQESIQAAKSVVKSRAKKFGIDENFDEKLDIHIHVPDGATPKDGPSAGAAMTTALVSVLTGRKVKADVAMTGEITLRGEVTPIGGLKEKMLAALRGGIKTVIIPDDNERELSEVPEKIKGNLKVIQVKWIDEVLDIALEK
- a CDS encoding RDD family protein, translated to MKSDVSLLRRLGAISYDIFLTFSLVFFVTGVVIIVFFKEEVPNGDTFFYVITIPMTYLYFAWSWVKGRQTLGMKAWKFQIKQINSNNITHKQAFIRLISVIFSFAFFGLGFLYQLLDKDNRAIHDKISNTILIKN
- the ispD gene encoding 2-C-methyl-D-erythritol 4-phosphate cytidylyltransferase, which gives rise to MPNHYYLIIPASGVGTRMHSEKDGLDWQAKIPKQYLKLDNRLTILDQTLKTLLSIDQIKGYVIAIAKEDRLFAKSTFNNHPKLLTTVIGGKERMNSVINALKELINFAKNDDWILVHDSARPCVKTSEIINLMNQLKYHATGGLLATKVVDTIKQANNNIVNTTIDRSNLWQAQTPQMYRFGILLKAFNTAIKDGINTTDEASAIEHLGLESILVKSSRSNIKITNPEDLALANFYLTRYQKTFNPRH